In Bacteroidales bacterium, the DNA window GTAAAAGAGATACTACTTGATACCCCCATAACAAGAATTGACATTGCTAACCTATCGGCTGGTTTCTATTTTATAAAAACTGAAAGCGGGGAATATTTGCACTTTATAAAGAAATAGATTTTTCTTTCAGTATTTTCAGTTTTATCAAAAGCCTATTGATGGCTTTTGTCCAAGCATCCAGTTCGAGGATTGGTTTTTCTCGTATGACATTATACATAAGCCATATTCCAATAGGAAAAGTAAGAAATGTCGATGCCCACATGCCCCAAAAAGGAGGAAGTGTCATTTCACGAACAAATTTTTCAAAAATTATAGAAATCATGTAGTAGAAAATAAACACAATGATTGACACTACCAAAGGAAGACCGAACCCTCCTTTGCGAATGATGGCACCCAATGGTGCACCTATAAAAAACATTATTAAACACGCAATAGCCAGTGTAAATTTTCGATGAAATTCAATATAATGCCGCATGATTAACTCACGGTTATTTTGTTTTTCACGCTTATAATTATCAGCCAACATCAAATGCATTCTTGCAATTCCAACAGCATCTCGACGTATATTTTTTTTCTCTTCTTCAGTAAACATCTTGTCAATTTCGTCCCATGAGGAAATATTATATGTTTTATGCTGAATCGTAGATTGTTGTTTAAAAGCCATATTGGAATAAAAGTGTAAACCACTAAATACTTGTTCACAATAAATATTTAGACGTTGATAAAATTGATTTTTTAAAGTATCGATTTGCCTCAAAAGCTGAATGACATTCATCATCTGAAAATGACTTTTGAAGAGATCTTCATTGGTTTGCATGCTGGCAAAACCGCTTAAATCAAAACGGATGACTTCTTCCTTAAACACAAATCGTTCAAAAGGAAAGCGAACATTAGCATG includes these proteins:
- a CDS encoding LptF/LptG family permease; translation: MKIFHRWVLLSFVKPWLLTFFLSIFVLLMQFLWKYIDDLVGKGIEGWMLFKLLFYASTTFVPMALPLSVLLASLMTFGSLGEHYELIAVKSSGISFRKLTQPYFIFITFLALFAFYFNNNILPQANLKMYALLFSVREQKPAFNLKPGVFYDEIEGYIIKVSKKGKDGKTLENIVIYDLTKPAGGLSFLIAKKGYMEITPDKRTLILTLFDGVSYTERRDVAHANVRFPFERFVFKEEVIRFDLSGFASMQTNEDLFKSHFQMMNVIQLLRQIDTLKNQFYQRLNIYCEQVFSGLHFYSNMAFKQQSTIQHKTYNISSWDEIDKMFTEEEKKNIRRDAVGIARMHLMLADNYKREKQNNRELIMRHYIEFHRKFTLAIACLIMFFIGAPLGAIIRKGGFGLPLVVSIIVFIFYYMISIIFEKFVREMTLPPFWGMWASTFLTFPIGIWLMYNVIREKPILELDAWTKAINRLLIKLKILKEKSISL